A region from the uncultured Stenotrophomonas sp. genome encodes:
- a CDS encoding hypothetical protein (Evidence 5 : No homology to any previously reported sequences), with protein sequence MSTLVRPETSMIRMTVPLRLLLATFLMMD encoded by the coding sequence TTGTCTACTTTGGTGCGCCCCGAAACTTCAATGATCCGTATGACTGTGCCATTGCGGCTGCTATTGGCGACCTTTCTGATGATGGACTGA
- a CDS encoding conserved hypothetical protein (Evidence 4 : Homologs of previously reported genes of unknown function), producing the protein MAAQVQLSDDEALVLFELLSSGKLAPATDTAEAHALGVVLTSLEKQLVAPFASDYTKQLEAARSSLVARYGG; encoded by the coding sequence ATGGCAGCTCAGGTTCAACTATCTGATGACGAGGCTTTGGTGCTCTTTGAGTTGCTTTCCTCTGGCAAGCTCGCGCCGGCTACGGACACAGCAGAAGCACATGCTCTTGGCGTGGTCCTCACCAGCTTAGAGAAGCAACTGGTCGCGCCGTTCGCTTCCGACTACACGAAGCAACTGGAGGCGGCAAGGTCATCCTTGGTGGCTCGCTATGGCGGCTAA
- a CDS encoding Helicase domain-containing protein, with protein sequence MKNNEIKSLTDTQVDLIRRHWHKNSSFIGFPNAERDSEQDNWYDDLLVQPDWFSNAISSSTTVAVARKGAGKSAVRLASIEKRKKDSKTLIVNASADELATFHAERLDKATVRGYGAVADWMQIYADLVVRHLARDMSGSLLTNDDEIAVRAWAKTNGITERDYGERIVDAVKTLVPWAKKLASENNGQEIEREERIARVAAATNFILYVDDFDNLQEKGGATNIRLVRDAIEAADRITHSNKNGEVHLFMRQDLWLNINPGWHYSDKVTGAVHLNWDVGDLKRWTQQRLRYAIGKALDTSPHLIRVPFDDMWHIFFPKEIRLKNKTESDSFSYFVRRSMYTPRSLQKMIKFALDGTDRLPVPGAIIEEAEWNYSTDQLEFLKTEFGSLCTGLDICVQSFTGKPLEWIASDLYKHLRGLIGNGQVKLHDGVSYGEPDIALARFLYRIGFLEVRYPQEVRYEVRDVMRYPDHWKSIRTDDAVRWAVRSAFFNGLKAFGR encoded by the coding sequence ATGAAAAACAACGAAATTAAGTCGCTGACAGACACACAAGTTGACTTGATAAGAAGGCATTGGCACAAGAATTCCTCATTCATAGGATTTCCCAATGCGGAACGCGATTCAGAACAGGACAACTGGTATGACGATCTTCTTGTTCAACCAGATTGGTTCTCAAATGCAATCTCGAGTAGCACGACGGTAGCAGTCGCGCGCAAGGGGGCAGGTAAATCGGCTGTACGCCTAGCGAGCATAGAAAAGCGAAAGAAAGATTCGAAGACCCTAATAGTCAACGCTTCCGCTGATGAGCTCGCCACTTTTCACGCAGAACGTCTCGACAAAGCGACTGTGCGTGGCTACGGCGCTGTCGCCGACTGGATGCAGATCTATGCGGATCTCGTCGTCCGCCATCTCGCACGGGACATGAGCGGATCATTGCTGACGAACGATGACGAAATCGCAGTTCGCGCCTGGGCAAAAACAAACGGAATCACAGAGCGCGACTATGGTGAGCGCATCGTCGACGCGGTGAAAACATTGGTTCCATGGGCAAAGAAACTTGCATCGGAAAACAACGGCCAAGAGATCGAACGTGAAGAGAGAATCGCCCGAGTGGCCGCTGCGACGAATTTCATTCTCTACGTTGACGATTTCGATAACCTTCAGGAAAAAGGCGGCGCAACTAACATCCGACTTGTCCGCGATGCAATCGAGGCGGCCGATCGCATAACTCATAGCAATAAGAATGGAGAAGTACACCTGTTCATGCGGCAAGACTTGTGGCTTAACATCAACCCTGGCTGGCACTATTCGGACAAGGTAACTGGCGCAGTTCATCTGAACTGGGATGTTGGTGACTTAAAGCGCTGGACGCAGCAGCGTCTTCGCTACGCTATCGGCAAGGCTCTGGACACTTCTCCGCACCTTATCCGCGTGCCATTCGATGACATGTGGCACATTTTTTTTCCAAAGGAAATTCGACTGAAGAATAAGACGGAAAGCGACTCATTTAGCTATTTCGTCAGAAGATCTATGTACACCCCTCGCAGTTTGCAGAAAATGATCAAATTTGCACTTGATGGTACAGATCGACTCCCTGTGCCTGGGGCCATTATCGAAGAAGCCGAGTGGAACTACTCAACAGATCAACTTGAGTTCTTGAAAACTGAGTTTGGCTCGCTCTGTACCGGACTAGATATTTGCGTTCAATCCTTCACAGGCAAACCGCTCGAATGGATTGCATCTGACCTTTACAAGCATCTTCGTGGCCTAATCGGAAATGGGCAGGTCAAACTTCATGATGGCGTATCTTACGGCGAGCCCGACATAGCTCTAGCAAGATTTCTCTACCGCATTGGCTTCCTTGAGGTTCGATACCCTCAAGAGGTTCGATATGAGGTGCGTGATGTGATGCGCTACCCCGACCATTGGAAAAGCATCAGGACAGATGACGCAGTGCGCTGGGCTGTTCGAAGTGCTTTTTTTAACGGGCTTAAAGCATTCGGGCGTTGA
- a CDS encoding hypothetical protein (Evidence 5 : No homology to any previously reported sequences), which yields MPHVIEWHADKVRRSVQSLADSVAKTLLRPAL from the coding sequence GTGCCACATGTCATCGAATGGCACGCGGATAAGGTGCGGAGAAGTGTCCAGAGCCTTGCCGATAGCGTAGCGAAGACGCTGCTGCGTCCAGCGCTTTAA
- a CDS encoding membrane hypothetical protein (Evidence 5 : No homology to any previously reported sequences), which translates to MENFWLYQGWIWAASLLMIWATQRFFWQRYAKPKARSGLILTGFLSFGLGGTPAVMAWHALAIGEAPCRRCSAGVFTVADAPLAYWLTVAFMYLAAIMFLSGLAFSVHAFVRWSRYAP; encoded by the coding sequence ATGGAAAATTTCTGGTTATACCAAGGTTGGATATGGGCTGCCTCGCTGCTGATGATCTGGGCGACTCAACGCTTCTTCTGGCAGCGATACGCAAAGCCCAAAGCCCGCTCAGGTCTTATCCTCACCGGCTTCCTATCGTTTGGCCTCGGCGGAACACCGGCCGTGATGGCGTGGCACGCGTTAGCGATCGGAGAGGCGCCGTGCCGCCGTTGCAGCGCTGGTGTCTTCACGGTCGCCGACGCACCGCTTGCTTACTGGTTAACGGTTGCATTTATGTATTTAGCGGCAATCATGTTCTTATCTGGCCTTGCGTTCTCCGTACACGCATTCGTACGCTGGTCGCGTTATGCACCCTAA
- a CDS encoding hypothetical protein (Evidence 5 : No homology to any previously reported sequences) has product MLKPAHRSDQTGILKLYSFAGIHSM; this is encoded by the coding sequence TTGCTCAAGCCAGCCCACCGTAGCGACCAAACCGGGATATTGAAGCTCTACTCCTTCGCCGGTATCCACTCGATGTGA
- a CDS encoding conserved hypothetical protein (Evidence 4 : Homologs of previously reported genes of unknown function) produces the protein MTSSFICSTCGETHEGLPTDHGWKLPDDVWAIPADERPDKAKFNTDLCQLGIRFFIRCVLKLPFNEQPEYYGWGVWIEVAEPDFYRYVELYDKDGSAEPPVQGTIANSIPSYPPTLGLPVVVKFQASTSRPSVSVSATGHPIAAEQSNGIDNRRYHEILAATGSLGGP, from the coding sequence GTGACTTCATCGTTCATTTGCTCCACTTGCGGAGAAACGCACGAAGGATTGCCTACGGATCATGGCTGGAAGCTTCCGGATGACGTTTGGGCTATTCCGGCTGATGAGCGACCTGACAAGGCCAAATTCAACACCGACCTGTGCCAGTTGGGGATCCGCTTCTTCATTCGCTGCGTTCTCAAGTTGCCCTTCAACGAGCAGCCCGAATACTACGGCTGGGGCGTCTGGATAGAAGTGGCAGAGCCAGACTTCTACCGCTACGTCGAGCTATACGACAAAGACGGCAGCGCTGAGCCACCTGTGCAGGGCACTATCGCCAACTCAATCCCAAGTTATCCACCCACCCTTGGTCTGCCCGTAGTCGTGAAGTTCCAAGCCAGTACCAGCCGGCCCAGCGTTTCCGTATCGGCAACCGGTCACCCTATCGCTGCCGAGCAGTCCAATGGCATAGACAATCGGCGCTATCACGAGATACTTGCAGCCACGGGGTCGCTGGGTGGGCCCTAA
- a CDS encoding exported hypothetical protein (Evidence 5 : No homology to any previously reported sequences), which translates to MKATRNWKLKDWLEAGAYAVAILGALAGALVFLGNARSSAIDKNRSTLVRAWTNEGDVLSKETKFIDLVLEDHDGDVIGTIASPRLDEPLDVHADVGWFSTRLTITQLRGRAVAPVATVQVKITGNDNRLSWQALDFQVPDYLPRATTLWPHPLAAQR; encoded by the coding sequence ATGAAGGCTACTCGGAACTGGAAGTTAAAAGATTGGCTTGAGGCGGGTGCCTATGCCGTCGCTATTCTCGGCGCCTTGGCTGGAGCACTTGTATTTCTTGGCAACGCACGCTCCAGCGCGATCGACAAGAATCGATCTACTCTCGTGCGTGCATGGACCAACGAGGGCGATGTTCTGTCCAAGGAGACAAAGTTCATTGACCTCGTATTAGAAGATCACGATGGTGACGTCATTGGCACAATCGCAAGCCCGCGGCTGGACGAGCCACTTGACGTCCACGCTGACGTTGGATGGTTCTCAACCAGACTCACTATCACCCAGCTCCGGGGTCGCGCTGTTGCTCCTGTTGCCACCGTGCAAGTCAAGATCACAGGCAACGACAATCGTCTGTCGTGGCAGGCCCTTGATTTTCAGGTTCCGGATTACCTTCCAAGGGCGACAACGCTATGGCCGCACCCATTAGCTGCGCAGCGGTGA
- a CDS encoding hypothetical protein (Evidence 5 : No homology to any previously reported sequences): MPPRFMYLKNMGSPTRWDVDPYLDYLSDIRAALPSDLQDLTTPDRYHLPSMSARSMWHAGFSEIQVQSASIFLAARNDHGTRRFEFRYSGVLKVQTSYQRLRAMPSIVVQELIRLRNGVLRHSFSHLGGDITTIHASSIVFSDRPLN, encoded by the coding sequence ATGCCACCACGCTTCATGTACCTAAAGAACATGGGCTCACCAACCCGCTGGGACGTCGATCCGTATCTGGACTACCTGAGTGACATTCGAGCAGCGCTGCCGTCCGATCTACAGGACCTGACAACGCCCGACAGGTACCATCTACCATCAATGTCCGCCAGATCCATGTGGCACGCGGGCTTCAGCGAGATCCAGGTGCAATCGGCAAGCATTTTTCTTGCTGCGCGCAATGACCATGGCACGAGGCGATTCGAGTTCAGGTATAGCGGCGTGCTCAAAGTGCAAACGAGTTACCAGCGCCTCAGGGCGATGCCTTCTATCGTTGTGCAAGAGCTGATTAGGCTTCGCAATGGCGTTCTACGCCATAGCTTCTCCCATCTGGGTGGAGACATAACCACAATCCACGCATCGTCTATCGTTTTCTCCGACAGGCCGCTCAACTGA
- a CDS encoding hypothetical protein (Evidence 5 : No homology to any previously reported sequences), whose translation MVEVHWTAYVTVLTVPVLAAVGAVIAYRQWRTAQNKLKLDLFDKRMLVYQAARDALGYIGSHGKTSHEQQIEYLTGIQTAKWLFGPEVHSYLSETLWHKIVDLELHQSMVYDAPNDHPDRSKHIKLKAETLKWLIAQYSVLDKMCAKYMVLGH comes from the coding sequence ATGGTTGAGGTTCATTGGACGGCTTATGTAACAGTTCTCACCGTGCCAGTCCTGGCTGCGGTTGGTGCTGTCATCGCCTATCGCCAATGGCGTACCGCGCAGAACAAGCTCAAGCTGGACTTGTTCGACAAGCGAATGCTCGTATATCAGGCTGCTCGTGACGCGCTTGGCTACATTGGATCCCACGGCAAGACGAGCCATGAGCAACAAATCGAGTACTTGACCGGGATCCAGACTGCCAAATGGCTGTTCGGACCCGAGGTTCATAGCTACCTCAGCGAAACTCTATGGCACAAGATCGTCGATCTAGAGCTCCATCAGTCCATGGTGTATGACGCTCCAAACGATCATCCGGACCGGTCTAAGCACATCAAACTCAAGGCGGAGACACTCAAATGGCTTATTGCGCAGTACTCCGTGCTGGACAAAATGTGCGCCAAGTACATGGTTCTCGGCCATTGA
- a CDS encoding hypothetical protein (Evidence 5 : No homology to any previously reported sequences) yields MNLGSEQPFGSLDPGQVLDLLLMARLAVGSNVAKRVTSSLIYEHSLVEQVQLELVLRGTPLAIGDDSTNRSQDWHGENCYISRPMNLNH; encoded by the coding sequence ATGAACCTCGGGTCCGAACAGCCATTTGGCAGTCTGGATCCCGGTCAAGTACTCGATTTGTTGCTCATGGCTCGTCTTGCCGTGGGATCCAATGTAGCCAAGCGCGTCACGAGCAGCCTGATATACGAGCATTCGCTTGTCGAACAAGTCCAGCTTGAGCTTGTTCTGCGCGGTACGCCATTGGCGATAGGCGATGACAGCACCAACCGCAGCCAGGACTGGCACGGTGAGAACTGTTACATAAGCCGTCCAATGAACCTCAACCATTGA
- a CDS encoding conserved hypothetical protein (Evidence 4 : Homologs of previously reported genes of unknown function): MRLKPSLSVIFQSPWALSFPISRGWLHFRMSCGKRSNPFRRSVTGWLTILTRKQRHFLFAMSIFPSTSRGWSQLPVSPMNSCKISTHRVRRLYRLAPNNSFKPTWLSPRGLIPALDLMPKHSRADAKSEVMRVSFRASVKFERILGIMRKTYEASDRKDGLCVPYIVMCAAALEAILNDALLEHAGAKWGNEQKDYANSLMSMSFRSKLDSLAPLLTSHQYRFDKNHWVYQRLGALITERNNLVHPKPQEHAVPITKGPHPAYGGTPHFPIFPMEYFELADDLTLGSGKKYSPQQYHEAIEKFDKWFLRRLPDRISKIALLVPNAKV; this comes from the coding sequence ATGAGGCTAAAGCCCAGCTTGAGCGTCATCTTTCAAAGCCCATGGGCGCTGTCATTTCCGATATCGAGAGGCTGGCTCCACTTCCGGATGAGTTGTGGAAAAAGGTCAAATCCTTTCAGGCGGAGCGTAACTGGTTGGCTCACGATTTTGACCAGGAAGCAACGCCATTTCTTGTTCGCAATGAGCATATTCCCGAGTACATCGCGCGGATGGAGTCAATTGCCAGTCTCGCCAATGAACTCATGCAAGATCTCAACGCACAGGGTGAGGCGCTTGTACCGGCTGGCACCTAACAATTCATTCAAGCCGACGTGGCTATCGCCACGCGGCTTAATTCCAGCGTTAGACCTTATGCCCAAGCATTCTCGCGCAGATGCAAAAAGCGAAGTGATGCGCGTCAGCTTTCGGGCAAGCGTCAAGTTTGAGCGCATCCTCGGCATCATGCGTAAGACATATGAGGCATCTGACCGTAAAGATGGCCTTTGTGTTCCTTACATCGTCATGTGTGCAGCTGCGCTTGAGGCAATACTCAATGATGCGCTACTTGAACATGCTGGGGCTAAATGGGGTAACGAGCAGAAGGACTATGCCAACTCCCTAATGTCCATGTCGTTTCGCAGCAAGTTAGATTCTCTAGCCCCGCTCCTTACCTCGCACCAGTATCGCTTTGATAAGAATCATTGGGTCTATCAAAGACTTGGCGCCCTCATAACCGAGCGCAACAATCTTGTACATCCAAAGCCTCAGGAGCATGCTGTACCAATAACCAAAGGGCCGCACCCGGCTTACGGAGGCACACCGCACTTCCCCATCTTTCCCATGGAGTACTTCGAGCTAGCGGATGACCTTACACTGGGCTCCGGCAAGAAATACTCGCCCCAGCAGTATCACGAAGCAATTGAGAAATTCGATAAGTGGTTCCTCCGCAGGCTTCCGGATCGGATCTCAAAAATTGCGTTGTTGGTTCCCAATGCAAAGGTCTAA
- a CDS encoding hypothetical protein (Evidence 5 : No homology to any previously reported sequences) yields the protein MDTPPEPKEFQKLCGRVGLAMMLSQKVQYALAGYFATHSRVHSATPLDEAKAQLERHLSKPMGAVISDIERLAPLPDELWKKVKSFQAERNWLAHDFDQEATPFLVRNEHIPEYIARMESIASLANELMQDLNAQGEALVPAGT from the coding sequence ATGGACACACCTCCTGAACCCAAAGAATTCCAGAAGCTTTGCGGCCGGGTCGGCTTAGCAATGATGCTTAGTCAAAAGGTGCAGTACGCTTTGGCTGGGTACTTCGCCACGCACTCTCGTGTTCATAGCGCAACGCCTCTTGATGAGGCTAAAGCCCAGCTTGAGCGTCATCTTTCAAAGCCCATGGGCGCTGTCATTTCCGATATCGAGAGGCTGGCTCCACTTCCGGATGAGTTGTGGAAAAAGGTCAAATCCTTTCAGGCGGAGCGTAACTGGTTGGCTCACGATTTTGACCAGGAAGCAACGCCATTTCTTGTTCGCAATGAGCATATTCCCGAGTACATCGCGCGGATGGAGTCAATTGCCAGTCTCGCCAATGAACTCATGCAAGATCTCAACGCACAGGGTGAGGCGCTTGTACCGGCTGGCACCTAA
- a CDS encoding hypothetical protein (Evidence 5 : No homology to any previously reported sequences), translated as MVSILKTFAENFCHLFFGLFCCVDNLANSRCGRRDYSVVLNYKHSFIVIFYGSSGQVCLLVYLYRVTETLVVYDKLIHKHPQQFMLIRLVRRC; from the coding sequence ATGGTCTCGATCTTGAAGACTTTCGCAGAAAATTTTTGCCACTTGTTTTTCGGTCTCTTCTGCTGTGTCGATAACCTCGCCAATAGTAGGTGTGGCAGGCGTGATTATTCTGTAGTCCTCAACTACAAACATTCCTTCATCGTCATCTTTTATGGATCTTCCGGTCAAGTATGTCTGCTCGTTTACCTTTATCGGGTAACTGAAACTCTTGTTGTTTATGACAAACTCATTCACAAACATCCTCAGCAGTTCATGCTGATTAGGTTGGTTCGCAGGTGCTGA
- a CDS encoding conserved hypothetical protein (Evidence 4 : Homologs of previously reported genes of unknown function), with the protein MAIATRLNSGVRAHMREKLPLMVLCLAALTGCTSMPLPGDVYRGEYFYNFETAAFTPEGGSERWCVNSAKLKDAEVPAKGSPGGPRGTADIVVRGTLSAEGNYCNLGAYKRFLEITEVISISNKRRVTP; encoded by the coding sequence GTGGCTATCGCCACGCGGCTTAATTCAGGCGTTAGGGCGCACATGCGAGAAAAATTGCCTCTGATGGTTCTTTGCTTAGCGGCTTTGACTGGCTGCACTTCCATGCCGCTTCCGGGCGACGTCTATCGCGGTGAGTACTTCTACAACTTTGAGACCGCCGCTTTCACGCCTGAAGGCGGCTCAGAGCGGTGGTGTGTTAACTCTGCCAAGCTCAAAGACGCTGAGGTTCCTGCCAAGGGTTCTCCCGGTGGCCCCCGGGGCACCGCCGATATAGTTGTACGGGGCACACTCAGCGCAGAGGGCAACTACTGCAATCTTGGGGCATACAAGCGTTTCTTGGAGATCACTGAGGTGATTAGTATCAGCAACAAGCGTAGGGTCACGCCGTGA
- a CDS encoding hypothetical protein (Evidence 5 : No homology to any previously reported sequences), whose protein sequence is MGPESGTLGQMPQLGGRIGVRPQWEKVWGGSCYGKLAGSFPVGSGHSSLPFSAAVTFRLRPWRYVFRTWFIAGFGGSAR, encoded by the coding sequence TTGGGGCCAGAAAGCGGGACACTTGGGCAAATGCCGCAATTAGGCGGCCGAATAGGCGTTAGGCCGCAGTGGGAAAAGGTTTGGGGCGGTTCCTGCTACGGCAAATTGGCTGGCAGTTTCCCGGTCGGCTCCGGCCACAGTTCTTTACCGTTTTCGGCAGCGGTAACTTTCCGGCTTCGGCCTTGGCGTTACGTTTTCCGCACTTGGTTTATTGCTGGCTTCGGGGGTTCCGCGCGGTAG
- a CDS encoding conserved exported hypothetical protein (Evidence 4 : Homologs of previously reported genes of unknown function) gives MRKHLLAAALLASLAGCQNSNAPNTPSTATEQAGQSQADAQFAELSKKALDTWMQLSPVGATQIGDHRFDAGIDDLSAAGQQKGLDASKALLAELDKIDVAKLNRENQVDAAILRNQLQSDIWNSETLQSWQWDPQVYNGLAGSAIYGLMAREFAPLPERLKSATARIEKLPQVFAAARANLDPARVPKIHAETVAKQNKGILSLVDTFVTPNIGQLEAADQERLKAAIDTLKSAVAEQQEWLDKTLVPNAKGDFRIGAELYDQKLKFSLNSSLSRAEIGERARAELARVRKDMYGIAQVVLKDKPGAPALPAEPSDAQQQKAIEAALELAYADKPARDKVVEDAKASLAQSTEFVRTHDLMTLPDAPVDIILMPEFQRGVAVAYCDSPGPLDKNLKTFYAVSPIPDEWNDQQVDSFLREYNSRMIHLLSIHEGTPGHYLEGWHSGKFPSTLRAVLRSGLFAEGWAVYTERMMQEQGYLDNDPLFHLVQLKFYLRTIANAILDQGVHVDNWSREQAMQLMTHDAFQQESEAAGKWVRAQLTSAQLPTYFVGAQEHFDTRKAVQEKLGDTFDLKAYHDQMLSYGAPPVRFARQLMLDQPIE, from the coding sequence ATGCGCAAGCACCTGCTCGCCGCCGCCCTGCTCGCCAGCCTCGCCGGCTGCCAGAACAGCAACGCCCCGAACACCCCATCCACCGCCACCGAGCAGGCCGGCCAGAGCCAGGCCGATGCGCAGTTCGCCGAACTGTCGAAGAAAGCGCTGGACACGTGGATGCAGCTGTCACCGGTCGGCGCCACCCAGATCGGCGACCACCGCTTCGACGCCGGGATCGACGACCTCAGCGCCGCCGGCCAGCAGAAGGGGCTGGATGCCAGCAAGGCGCTGCTCGCCGAACTGGACAAAATCGACGTCGCCAAACTCAACCGCGAGAACCAGGTGGACGCGGCCATCCTGCGCAACCAGTTGCAGTCGGACATCTGGAACAGCGAAACCCTGCAGTCGTGGCAGTGGGACCCGCAGGTCTACAACGGGCTGGCCGGCAGCGCCATCTACGGGCTGATGGCGCGCGAGTTCGCGCCGCTGCCCGAGCGCCTGAAGTCGGCCACCGCGCGCATCGAGAAGCTGCCGCAGGTCTTCGCCGCCGCCCGCGCCAACCTCGACCCGGCACGCGTACCTAAGATCCACGCCGAAACCGTGGCCAAACAGAACAAGGGCATCCTCAGCCTCGTCGATACCTTCGTCACGCCCAACATCGGCCAGCTGGAAGCCGCCGACCAGGAACGGTTGAAGGCCGCCATCGACACGCTCAAGAGCGCCGTCGCCGAGCAGCAGGAATGGCTGGACAAGACCCTGGTGCCCAACGCCAAGGGCGACTTCCGCATCGGCGCGGAGCTGTACGACCAGAAGCTGAAATTCTCGCTCAACTCCTCGCTGTCGCGCGCCGAGATCGGCGAGCGCGCCCGCGCCGAACTGGCGCGCGTGCGCAAGGACATGTACGGCATCGCCCAGGTGGTGCTGAAGGACAAGCCGGGCGCCCCGGCGTTGCCGGCCGAACCCAGCGACGCACAGCAGCAGAAGGCCATCGAGGCCGCGCTGGAACTGGCCTACGCCGACAAGCCGGCGCGCGACAAGGTGGTGGAAGACGCCAAGGCCTCGCTGGCGCAGTCCACCGAGTTCGTGCGCACGCATGACCTGATGACCCTGCCCGACGCGCCGGTGGACATCATCCTGATGCCCGAATTCCAGCGCGGCGTGGCCGTGGCCTATTGCGACTCGCCCGGCCCGCTGGACAAGAACCTGAAGACCTTCTACGCGGTATCGCCGATTCCCGATGAATGGAACGACCAGCAGGTCGATTCGTTCCTGCGCGAATACAACAGCCGCATGATCCACCTGCTGTCCATCCACGAAGGCACGCCGGGGCATTACCTGGAAGGCTGGCACTCGGGCAAGTTCCCCTCCACCCTGCGCGCCGTGCTGCGCTCGGGCCTGTTCGCCGAAGGCTGGGCGGTCTATACCGAGCGCATGATGCAGGAACAGGGTTATCTCGATAACGACCCGCTGTTCCACCTCGTGCAGCTCAAGTTCTACCTGCGCACCATTGCCAACGCCATCCTCGACCAAGGCGTGCATGTGGACAACTGGAGCCGCGAGCAGGCCATGCAACTGATGACCCACGACGCCTTCCAGCAGGAAAGCGAAGCCGCCGGCAAGTGGGTGCGCGCCCAGCTGACCTCGGCACAGCTGCCGACTTATTTCGTCGGCGCGCAGGAGCATTTCGATACCCGCAAGGCGGTACAGGAGAAACTCGGCGACACCTTCGACCTGAAGGCCTACCACGACCAGATGCTGTCCTACGGCGCCCCGCCGGTACGATTTGCGCGGCAGCTGATGCTGGATCAGCCGATCGAGTAA
- a CDS encoding conserved hypothetical protein (Evidence 4 : Homologs of previously reported genes of unknown function), giving the protein MHYEGSCHCGRIAFAFESGEPISGALSCNCSICRRRGSLLWFGPRDGFELKSDPAELESYRFNTGHIDHHHCRVCGVAPFSEAQDPRTGVPTVAVNLRCVPALDLDALTVTHYDGAGR; this is encoded by the coding sequence ATGCATTACGAAGGCAGTTGTCACTGCGGACGCATTGCGTTCGCGTTCGAATCCGGCGAGCCGATCAGCGGCGCGTTGTCCTGCAATTGCTCGATCTGCCGGCGGCGTGGTTCGCTGCTGTGGTTCGGCCCGCGCGATGGATTCGAGTTGAAGAGCGATCCGGCCGAGCTGGAAAGCTACCGCTTCAACACCGGCCATATCGACCACCACCATTGCCGCGTGTGCGGCGTGGCACCCTTCAGCGAGGCGCAGGACCCGCGTACCGGCGTGCCGACGGTGGCGGTCAACCTACGCTGCGTGCCGGCGCTGGACCTTGATGCGTTGACCGTGACCCATTACGACGGCGCCGGCCGCTGA